The Phyllopteryx taeniolatus isolate TA_2022b chromosome 14, UOR_Ptae_1.2, whole genome shotgun sequence genome has a window encoding:
- the ak5 gene encoding adenylate kinase isoenzyme 5 isoform X5, translating into MYHRPDDPVDYLEGCLKKVRELGGPDKVRWDTFVGQEKKPLPPLNGGQSRRSLFRNVMPDSPNFPYRRYERLPPISQFSIESDSDLSETAELIEEYEVFDPSRPRPKVILVIGGPGSGKGTQCLKIAERYGFQYVSVGELLRKKMIHNATSNRKWSLIAKIITNGELAPQETTITEIKQKIMKIPDANGIVIDGFPRDVGQALSFEDQICTPDVVLFLACINHRLKERLQRRAEQQGRPDDNPKAIDRRLTNFKQNTIPLVKYFQERGLIVTLDADRDENEVFCDISATLDNKLFPSQESAAGPSELDPNLLPVCNMVDFARKNDEDEEEEELGYTEGSEESFCTQLKKPQVIFLMDLVRCWRHGGAGSGKRVQCEHMVDKLGLRQVSLADLLCSEMQTDSDSGRHLRDVLQRGEPLPEAKHECDWLTHAFMEDVTMDLLCEAVAAARRQAKGVVVCGFPVDLRQAQLYEAKMGEPTTVLLLSCSAQTLSSRLQSRRSSASAIVSAPDKDGAPCWWADSFWADAEPVAEHYDSKMLLRTIDAERSPDEVFAQICQVVESPPAV; encoded by the exons tgaTGCCCGACAGTCCAAATTTCCCCTACAGACGCTACGAACGCCTCCCTCCCATCAGCCAGTTCTCCATCGAGAGCGACTCGGACCTGTCGGAGACAGCCGAGCTCATCGAGGAGTACGAAGTGTTTGATCCATCCAGGCCGCGGCCCAAAGTCATCCTCGTCATCG GGGGCCCTGGCAGTGGCAAGGGAACGCAGTGCCTGAAGATCGCCGAGCGCTACGGCTTCCAGTACGTGTCGGTGGGCGAGCTGCTGCGAAAGAAGATGATCCACAACGCCACCAGCAACAGGAAATGGAGCCTGATCGCCAAGATCATCACCAACGGCGAGCTGGCGCCGCAG gagACCACCATCACTGAGATCAAGCAGAAGATCATGAAGATTCCCGACGCCAACGGCATCGTCATTGATGGCTTCCCGCGAGACGTTGGACAGGCCTTGTCCTTCGAGGACCAG ATCTGCACTCCCGACGTGGTGTTGTTCCTGGCGTGCATTAATCACCGCTTGAAGGAGCGCCTGCAGCGACGGGCCGAGCAGCAGGGTCGCCCCGACGACAACCCCAAGGCCATCGATCGGCGCCTAACGAATTTTAAGCAAAACACCATCCCCCTGGTCAAGTATTTCCAGGAGCGGGGCCTCATCGTCACG CTGGATGCAGATCGTGATGAAAACGAAGTGTTCTGTGACATCAGTGCGACTCTGGACAACAAGCTGTTCCCCTCGCAGGAGTCCGCTGCAG GTCCAAGTGAGCTGGATCCCAATCTGCTGCCTGTATGCAACATGGTCGACTTTGCTAGAAAGAACGATGAG gatgaagaggaagaagagctcGGATACACCGAAGGAAGCGAAGAAA GTTTCTGCACACAGCTGAAGAAGCCTCAGGTCATCTTTTTAATGG acCTAGTTCgctgttggcggcacg GCGGCGCGGGCTCGGGCAAGCGCGTACAGTGCGAGCACATGGTGGACAAGTTGGGCCTGCGACAGGTGTCGCTAGCCGACCTGCTGTGCAGCGAGATGCAGACTGACAGCGACAGTGGGCGCCACCTGCGTGACGTTCTGCAGAGAGGAGAGCCCCTGCCGGAG GCCAAACatgaatgtgattggctgacacatgctttcatggaggacgttACCATGGATCTGCTGTGCGAGGCAGTGGCGGCGGCTCGGCGGCAGGCCAAGGGCGTGGTGGTCTGCGGCTTTCCCGTAGACCTGAGACAGGCACAGCTGTACGAGGCCAAG aTGGGTGAGCCCACCACCGTGCTCCTGCTCAGCTGCTCCGCCCAAACCCTCAGCAGTCGTCTGCAGAGCCGCCGGAGTTCTGCTTCGGCAATCGTGTCGGCCCCAGACAAAGACGGCGCACCCTGCTGGTGGGCTGACAGCTTCTGGGCCGACGCCGAGCCAGTGGCGGAACACTATGACAGCAAAATGCTACTGCGCACG ATTGATGCTGAAAGGTCACCTGACGAAGTTTTCGCTCAGATCTGCCAGGTGGTGGAGTCCCCTCCCGCTGTCTAA